From Halorientalis litorea:
TCGTCGGGAGTGGCACGCCACGGACGGTGTTCTACGACGATACGCTGCTAGCCGAAGCGAACCTTCACCCACCCAGTGCCGTTCGTGTGGTTCGCGATGTAGGATTGGATTCGACCGCACGGCCAGTAACGGAAGCCGATCTCGTCGCGCTTCTCGCGGGAGCCGGTGATTCAGACGCCAAACGAACCCCCCGATTCGAAGAGGCAGAAGACGTCTGACGCTCTTCCGGATTCGCTCCCACCACCCTCGTCAGGGCGAGAGCAGGAGCCTGCGGTCCGTATGAGCGGTCTTCCTGCCCGATATCGCGGGGGCAGCATCGTACTGGGGCTCCCGTTAGCTCTGATCTTCGAGTTGCGACCGCGCGGGATTCGCGCTCCGTCTTCAGTGAGACCTCGAAAAATATATCAGCAGATTAAAACTCAACGGAGGCATCCACACGGAAACAGGGCTCTCACGTCACTGGTGTCATCGCCCGCGGACGCCGACGGTTCCACCGCCGCCCTGCATATCGGGCTTCGACGCTCACCCCGAAGCCTCCGCCCTCGGCGGTCACTCGGCCTCGCGTTCGCGCAGTTCCAACCGCCGTATCTTCCCGGTCGTTGTCTGTGGCAGTTCGTCCACGAACTCGATTTCCCGCGGGTACTCGTACTCCGCCAGGCGGTCACGGACCAGTTCCTGTATCTCCGCGCGGAGGTCGTCGGTCTCCGCGACGCCCGCCGCCGGTTCGACGAACGCCTTGATGATTTCTCCCCGCGTCTCGTCGGGGACGCCGACGACGCCGGCCTGCACCGCGTCGGGGTGTTCGAGGATGGTCTCCTCGACTTCCATCGGGCCGACGCGGTACCCGGCGGTGATGATGACGTCGTCCTTCCGCGATTTGAACCGGACGTAGCCGTCCTCGCCGCGCTCCGCGAGGTCCCCGGTCAGGAACCACTCCCCGACCTGTTTGGCGGCGGTCTTCTCGGGCATCTTCCAGTACTCGTCGAAGAACACGCGCCGGTCGTGCGGGCGAAGCGCGATTTCGCCCGTCTCGCCGGTCCCGAGCCGCTCGACTTCGCCCGCGCTGGCGGCCTCCGGGTCGAGGATGGCGAAGTCGTACCCCGGCAGGGGTTTGCCCATGCTCCCCGGACGCGTGTCGAACCACTGGCCCGAATTGCCGACGGCGAGGTTGAGTTCCGTCTGTCCGTAGAACTCGTTGATGGACACGTCGGTGAACGCCTCCCGGACCCACGTGACGATTTCCGGCGTCAACGGCTCCCCTGCCGCGGCGAACGCCTGCACGTCCAAGTCGTAGGTTCCGGCGGGGTCGTCGACTTCCATCAACATCCGGAGTGCCGTCGGCGGCATGAACGAGTGGGTCACGTCGAAGTCCGCGAGCAACTCGAAGGCCGTCTCGGCGTCGAACCCCTCGGCCGGGTAGCCGACCATCGTCCCGCCGTGGTGCCACGTGGCGAACAGCGTCCCGCCGAGTGCCGCGCCCCACGCCCAGTCCGCGGGCGTCCACACCGTCACGTCCGGGCCGAGGCCCTGGTCGAAGTAGTTGTACGCGGCGGCCGCACGCCCCAACCAGAGCGCGTGCGAGTGGAGAACGCCCTTCGGCGGCCCGGTGGACCCGCTCGTGTACATGATGGCCGTCTCCGTCTCCGGCGTCGCGTCGTGGGCCGCGACCTCGGTTCCGGGTGCCGCCAACACGTCCTCGAACGCCCGGATGTCGTCCGCTGGGTCGCTCGTCTCGATTTCCACCACGTCGTCGAGAGCCGGGCAGTCGTCGCGGATGGCCGCGATTTCCTCGCGCACGGCCGGGTCGATGACAACCGTATTCGCACCCGCGTCCGCGAGGCGGTACTGGAGTGCGTCCTCGCCGAACAGCACCGTCAGTGGGAGCGACACCGCCCCGAGTTTCCAGTTGGCCAGATGCGTGAGCGGGTTCTGTGGCTTCTGCGGGACGACGACGCCCACGCGGTCACCCGGCCCGACACCCAACTCGGAGAGCCCCGCGGCGAGCCTGTCCGACCGCTCGTCGAGTTCGCGGAAGGTGAACGACTCGCGGCGACCGTCGGGGTAGACCTGTTCGAGCGCGGTCCGGTCCCGTCCGGTGGCGTCGCCCTCTCCACGGGGTGTCTCCGACGCCTCGCCGTGTTTCCGCAGAAAGTCCACCGCCGGATTGAACGATTCGGGGAGGTCCCACGAGAACTCCTCGCGGGCCGCCTCGTAGGAGTCGAAGTCCGGCATCACCGTCCATGGCATACGGGAGTGGTGGAACGCCGGGTGATTTCACCTTTCGGGTCGCGACCCGCTACTCACGGCGGAATCGGGAGCGACGACCCGACCGGACGAATCAGACTCGCCCGCACGTCGACGCCGGGGCTGTAGTGAACCAGCGGGTCGCCACCGGGGTGGTCGAACCCGTTGGCCTGAAACAGGTCGTTCTCGCGTATCGTCAGGGCCGCCGATTGCAGGTCCCACGGCGGATGCTCGACCGGGCCGGCGTACAGCGTGCCCCCGTCCGAGGCGGCGTAGAAGCGATACCGCTCGGTCAGGAACGCATCGAGCGTGCCCGGGTCGGCCGGCGTCGGGTCGCCCGTCGGCTGATACGTCGCATCGAAATCCGCCGCCGGGACGCCGTCGTGGGTCCGCTGACTGCGGAGTCGGATGCCGTCGCCGGTCCCTTCGACGGACATCGCGGCGCGGTAGTACGGCAAGTTGAACACTCGACGGGCGACGCCGACGCTCAGTCCGTCGTCGGCGTCCAGGTTGTAGAAGTAGATGCCCGGCCCGTTCGGTCCAGTCACGTACGTCCGGAGGTTCAGTTCGGGGAAGGACCGTCCGATTGGTGCCCCACGTGGCCGGATGTCTTCCATCTGGAAGCCGACGACGCCGAGGTAGGCGTCGCCGTCGTACGTGTCCGCCGAGAGACCCTCGGGGAGACTCTCCTCGACCACTGCCGGGTCGACGGCCCAGTGTGCGAACAGCACGTCCGCCCAGCGCATCGACAGCAACGACGGACTGAACATATCTACGGTACGTGTTCGAGGGGTTTTCACCTGTCGGTCCCGGCGGGGTGCCCCGGGACTGCTCGCCGCTGGTCACCCGCGACTGTTCCGGCCCGCAACTGCTTAGGGTGGCCCGAATCACGGTCCGGATATGCGCTATCTCCTGTGGGCACTGCTGGCTCTCGTCGCGTACACGCTGGTCCCTCCGTTCGTGAAACTCGCCACGGCCGACATCCCGAGCGACGTGGTGTTGCTGGTCTCGAACGGGATTTTAGTCCTCGCCGCTGTCGGCATCATCCTCGTCTCGGACGTGTCTGTCGCGCCATACCTGACACACGACCGGGCCATCTACGCCTACGGTGCGGGCGTCGCGCTGACTGTCGGCATCGTCTCGTATTACCGGGCGTTGGCGGCGGGGCCGGTGAGCGTCGTCGTCCCCATCTTCGGGATGTTCATCGCCACCAGTTCCATCGTCGGCATCGCGTTCCTCGACGAACCGCTCACGGCACGGAAGGCGGCCGGCGTCGCTCTCGCCGTCGTCGCGGTGTATCTCACCTCCGTGGAGTAGGGTACGTTTTTGCCCGTCCCGACTGTAGTGAGGCCCGTCATGGTCGCACTCGATTCCGAAGACGACGCCATCGCTCGCGGCGAATCGGCACCGGACTTCGAACTCCCCGCCGCCAGCGATGAGTCTTACTCCCTCGCGGACTTCGCCGACAGGGACGCTCTCTTGGTCGTGTTTACCTGCAACCACTGCCCGTACGCCAAGGCCAAGTTCGACGAACTCAACCACATCGCCGAGACGTACGACGACGTAGCCGTCGTGGGTATCAACCCGAACGACGCGGAAGAGTACCCCGACGACTCGTTCGAGCGCATGCAGGAACTCGTCGCCGATGGCACCATCGAGTACGACGCCTATCTCCGGGACGAGTCACAGGCCGTCGCCGAGGCTTACGGAGCCGTCTGCACGCCCGACCCGTTCCTGTTCGAAAACGCGGACGGCGAGTTCGAACTCGTCTATCACGGCCGGCTGGACGACGCGACGAATCCCGACGAGGAACCGACCGAGATGGAGATGCGGGACATCATCGACCGACTGCTCGCCGGGGAGGAGATAGACGACGAGTTCCGGCCGAGCCGTGGCTGCTCGATAAAGTGGCGAGACTGACGAACAGACTGCCGGACGGAACTACTTCAGCCGTTCCTGCAGGAAGGAGGGGTGGGCGGCGGCGACGCCGTCGAGCGAGACGATTTCGTCGTTGATGACGTCGCCCAGCGCGTCCCCGTCGGACGCGTGGACCTCCGCCATCAGCGTGTGGTCACCGCTCGACGTGTACAGTGCCTCTATCTCGTCGATACCCTTGAGCGTGCGTGTCACCTCGACGTACCGTTCGCTCTCCACGTCGATACCGACGATGGCGATGGATTTCGAGGAGAGTTTCTTCGGGTCCACGTCGGCGGAGTACCCGACGATGACGCCCTCGTCCTCCAGCCGTTGGATGTACTTTCGGACCGTCGGCTTCGACACGTTTGCCCGGTCTGCTATCTCTGCGTAGGAGGCCTGCGCGTCCTCTTCGAGGACAGAGAGGATGCGTTCCTCCGTTGACTCGGCGGCCATGCACACTACTTTTGGGTCCGTGAAAAAATATCTTCCGAACCCGAAAACAGTCGTCACGAACCGAGTACCAGCATTGGGCCGGTGACGGGTGTACCGCTCAGACGCCCGGAACCGGCGATTAGCGGTGGTGATGGAGCAAGTCGGCCGACCGCTCCCACTCGGCGTCCTCGTCGAAGTACCGCTCGGCCAGCGGTTCCTCCGGCATCTCGCCGACCGCCCGTTTCTCCGCGCCGTAGGACGGCCGGTCGCCGTCGACGTAGAACCGCCCCGTCAGGACCTCCCCCTCGTGCAGTTTGCTCTCCGCCTCGAACATCATGTCGGCGGCTTCCCGACGGTCCGTCACGTCGAAGTCGTAGTCCTCGGAGTCCTGTACGTCGACGTACGGGACGTACTCCTTGGCGTCCTTGTTCCACGTGGGACACTGCGTGAGGAAGTCGATGTGGGCGAACCCGTCGTGTTCGATGGCTTCGGCGAGAATCTCGCGGGCCTGATTGGGGTTGACGGCGGCCGTCCGGGCGACGTAGGAAGACCCCGAGGTCAGCGACAGCGACAGCGGACGAACCGGGTCTTTGGCACTCCCGTGGGGTTGGGTCTTCGACTTGTGGCCCTTCGGACTGGTGGGCGAAGTCTGACCCTTGGTCAGCCCGAATATCTCGTTGTTGAACACGATGTAGGTGATGTCGTGGTTCTCGCGG
This genomic window contains:
- a CDS encoding thioredoxin family protein gives rise to the protein MVALDSEDDAIARGESAPDFELPAASDESYSLADFADRDALLVVFTCNHCPYAKAKFDELNHIAETYDDVAVVGINPNDAEEYPDDSFERMQELVADGTIEYDAYLRDESQAVAEAYGAVCTPDPFLFENADGEFELVYHGRLDDATNPDEEPTEMEMRDIIDRLLAGEEIDDEFRPSRGCSIKWRD
- a CDS encoding AMP-binding protein, which gives rise to MPWTVMPDFDSYEAAREEFSWDLPESFNPAVDFLRKHGEASETPRGEGDATGRDRTALEQVYPDGRRESFTFRELDERSDRLAAGLSELGVGPGDRVGVVVPQKPQNPLTHLANWKLGAVSLPLTVLFGEDALQYRLADAGANTVVIDPAVREEIAAIRDDCPALDDVVEIETSDPADDIRAFEDVLAAPGTEVAAHDATPETETAIMYTSGSTGPPKGVLHSHALWLGRAAAAYNYFDQGLGPDVTVWTPADWAWGAALGGTLFATWHHGGTMVGYPAEGFDAETAFELLADFDVTHSFMPPTALRMLMEVDDPAGTYDLDVQAFAAAGEPLTPEIVTWVREAFTDVSINEFYGQTELNLAVGNSGQWFDTRPGSMGKPLPGYDFAILDPEAASAGEVERLGTGETGEIALRPHDRRVFFDEYWKMPEKTAAKQVGEWFLTGDLAERGEDGYVRFKSRKDDVIITAGYRVGPMEVEETILEHPDAVQAGVVGVPDETRGEIIKAFVEPAAGVAETDDLRAEIQELVRDRLAEYEYPREIEFVDELPQTTTGKIRRLELREREAE
- a CDS encoding EamA family transporter gives rise to the protein MRYLLWALLALVAYTLVPPFVKLATADIPSDVVLLVSNGILVLAAVGIILVSDVSVAPYLTHDRAIYAYGAGVALTVGIVSYYRALAAGPVSVVVPIFGMFIATSSIVGIAFLDEPLTARKAAGVALAVVAVYLTSVE
- a CDS encoding YqjF family protein, translating into MFSPSLLSMRWADVLFAHWAVDPAVVEESLPEGLSADTYDGDAYLGVVGFQMEDIRPRGAPIGRSFPELNLRTYVTGPNGPGIYFYNLDADDGLSVGVARRVFNLPYYRAAMSVEGTGDGIRLRSQRTHDGVPAADFDATYQPTGDPTPADPGTLDAFLTERYRFYAASDGGTLYAGPVEHPPWDLQSAALTIRENDLFQANGFDHPGGDPLVHYSPGVDVRASLIRPVGSSLPIPP
- a CDS encoding thiamine pyrophosphate-dependent enzyme, whose amino-acid sequence is MSVFSAIDDDREIDQEEFTPGIEPQATWCPGCGDFGVLKALKQAMPDVGRTPDETLLVTGIGCSGKLSSYFESYGFHSIHGRSLPVARAAKLANPGLEVIAAGGDGDGYGIGGNHFMHTARENHDITYIVFNNEIFGLTKGQTSPTSPKGHKSKTQPHGSAKDPVRPLSLSLTSGSSYVARTAAVNPNQAREILAEAIEHDGFAHIDFLTQCPTWNKDAKEYVPYVDVQDSEDYDFDVTDRREAADMMFEAESKLHEGEVLTGRFYVDGDRPSYGAEKRAVGEMPEEPLAERYFDEDAEWERSADLLHHHR
- the lrpA1 gene encoding HTH-type transcriptional regulator LrpA1, producing MAAESTEERILSVLEEDAQASYAEIADRANVSKPTVRKYIQRLEDEGVIVGYSADVDPKKLSSKSIAIVGIDVESERYVEVTRTLKGIDEIEALYTSSGDHTLMAEVHASDGDALGDVINDEIVSLDGVAAAHPSFLQERLK